A window from Alkalispirochaeta americana encodes these proteins:
- a CDS encoding beta strand repeat-containing protein produces MVLVGLLFLVTGVAWGQTTYTSSGDGVWSAATTWSPEGIPGSDDTVIVQNGHTVTLTADAEATSLFLEGTGTLSTGIHGLTVSGLVNGDAGSQITSTDGAIDLNQIAAMGTLDVSGGTLEIKEDSSITNLTLAGVGLSPAKNVSVGALTVSGDLTITVGAGNELRVDTLTNTGSLDVSLDNSLFEVGKPSDTANLGTLTMENGSTLDLTQGDFTAASLTSDAASSVQLNDSNLTITNFTSTNTPVISSGGSLSVGAMAGGNGTFIIEGEFNAFSAPVGATVRLGAQVEFAGDVALNMTADGGFQANGFPVIFSGTTILTLGANFTFETIRIGTGGSLTLAGGATTVFVRRDWENRGIFDAGGKIVEFVAGSGPSQILGNTTFFGLRSTANDKVLIFEAESTQTVSNTLNLSPDTITRYISLQSSVPGVQWTINSSVAGTNNYLFVSDANSSNAQINVGAVSFNLGNVTGQWSNFSDAINRTWTGGNNENWNDDTNWDGGGSPDADNLRVLIPSGLSVYPVLDANRQVRQLFLGGIATLNLNDHTLTQQDGLRNNGTIIFEGTNSASTQVAANSGTVRYQGDFDYTAGVGWTGAQYFNLTVAVESTRTLTAVDGMNINGSLSVLSGALGLGGHTVTVGGNISSSVAEPFSGTGTIRIANNAVSNTSGALNFHNLTIDTGAVLNLGGDISISGNFVNNGILNTNGYKVTFNGTIGTPELSGNVTTFDSIEIADASSLTVNQTIRLRGNWTNNGTFTPETNTVEFLAGSGPSTIRGETSFHTLRSVAPGKDLVFESGRTQTIENLVLKGSSDNLISLTATGFDPFVIAHGSVAGTDVDYVSVSNSDVTGTYIDAKFNSVNGGNVTIGSDDPVTPGWIFRRDVYQWTGSVDTSWTTPGNWTRASGDPVTQAPGIIDWVLIPGGRTRYPEIIAPVSVANLNVASGGELTVAGDGNVQTGFLNNEGRIVLDGTGTINRTDTDSGIFVFRNRDVINFGSVDYFNLEIAEGTAQLPSEIRVVNDFVLSGGTLESNGNSLFIGRSWNQTGGTFTAGTAAGDLVAFTGNGSISGQPTFQNLTIANGSGITLSSDITINGNILLNGTLNGSSRRIRVGGNWTRGLGSFNAQTSLVEFIAGTGPSQILGNNTFNILASSAAGKTLQFETGRTQTFNDLDVVGVDGNRIILRGTADANWTFLNLKGSPAVVSFVNVEYGQVDDAGSSIQALDSSLDVNTDTGPDGSFWDDQTPVTRTWSGSGDVSNWQDPDNWDPSAAPAENDSFIIPEVANYPALTADITVFDLTIHENAELTTSADITINGSLSNSGTIIRTGGNGQNISKTDPTSGTVRYAPDPAETYTIQTYPGVDYFNLEIVAGTAQLAGDLDVAGDFTLSGGSFVQTSGITSFVGAEPSVVAGTPEFYDLSIDKSANGVTIQDGLTIGNDLIINSGGLTLDANLVVTDSINLLGGSLAVGENTITLAGNWNRSGGTFSPGTGTVAFADADKTSVISGSNAFNNLGIEVSAKSIRFAAGTTQTVSELTVTGTSADRVMLRSTVSGSSWNLDVPDTATLSNVFLSDAHLTGADITFNGAIEIAGLTIDGDFLFDDSDADLLVSGFLSATGQVNVTSSAFENTAAGTIQAGNDEPITLTTNSITIGASISGTDSVLTLQPVTTTRSIGIAGGAGDFSLTQAEIDRLQDGFASITIGRDNGEHNITINPATFIDPVVFRTPDGGSITVAGQITGADNASLTFNGSGVTTTLNADVVTAGNPVTFDDAVILGANVTIDTTDGSNEPDGADITFNVTIDADAVANNRTLALIAGTGNVTLSGAVGGTQPLGVLTVSSAAVAEFGANVTTAGEQSVTAGTIRITEAHQTTDNAISLTGDLVLLGNTELNTGTGAGDITVTGTINANDASVQTLGLTAGDGSIDLQDAVGVTALGSLTVVSAAEARFRGDVTTSGVQEVTADTIRTNGTHTTAEANVTLTGAVDLQEDTVIHTGAGGGNVSLTSTVDAAVGDEQGLTVTSGSGTITITGAIGETRRLKHLRLETTGGGFAAPALSVSEDLRLFFGGEVTQSGRLLGTTLHVRTRLDGGASITLDNENNNFTTVVLETRNAANSADADGAISYRDIGGFDLGDLGDDGAGIRTTADTRLQAGNGVTQTGPVISGGLELVGTGPYTLTNTANTVTTLAANLTADEAALSYTDTDGFAVGTVTTVGITTNNGTVTLASEAGNLQIEQSIAAGNAIVDITAGEGVSQGVTGHVSTTGTGTISVTAGGGSITMDAAARATTVDGTITYSATSNVALGLLESTNGGNITVTADSNNDDTGAITDARDNNDVNLVTTGTVTLSARTGIGAATADDALDTTIGILAATNRTSGGIYIRETGALTVGGAGVRTLNGNGPVVVDLIDGTLTVNAVVTAHGSGNILLQAQGTDPDRDITVNADVRSTSGNISVIAAGSISTDAEVDIQTGNGGTIDVEASAGSVTMSDDSRLTSATGDIRVLAGDSIAVAGIATDGTAGSVSLTATAGSITDAGDADVDVVANQLRMVAGVGIGAGNALETTVNTVSARSTSGGIFLLETDDLIVGDTGVTVQRVGANAGVTPTTDATQSDVRTTADNGAIVLRTTNGSITLNEGTAPAGNTAVVAHGSGNILLQAQGADCDIAVNADVESTSGNISVIAARSISTAATVDI; encoded by the coding sequence ATGGTCCTGGTTGGCCTCCTCTTCCTTGTTACAGGCGTTGCCTGGGGGCAGACCACGTATACTTCTTCTGGTGATGGGGTGTGGAGTGCTGCAACCACCTGGAGTCCCGAGGGCATTCCGGGTTCGGACGATACGGTTATTGTCCAGAACGGGCACACCGTTACTTTGACAGCGGACGCTGAAGCCACAAGCCTGTTTCTGGAGGGAACAGGCACGCTATCTACCGGCATTCATGGCCTGACAGTTTCCGGCCTTGTTAACGGTGATGCTGGTTCGCAGATAACCTCAACAGATGGAGCCATTGATCTAAACCAAATTGCCGCCATGGGAACTTTGGATGTTTCCGGTGGTACATTGGAAATCAAGGAAGATTCATCGATTACGAACCTTACCTTGGCTGGGGTTGGGCTTTCACCGGCAAAAAATGTATCGGTTGGTGCTCTTACAGTAAGTGGTGATCTGACCATTACTGTGGGGGCGGGGAATGAGCTGCGGGTGGATACCCTGACAAACACCGGAAGCCTCGATGTTTCGCTGGATAACTCCCTCTTCGAGGTAGGCAAACCTTCGGATACAGCAAATCTTGGCACCCTTACCATGGAAAATGGCAGTACCCTGGATTTGACCCAGGGGGATTTTACTGCTGCTTCTTTAACGAGTGATGCTGCATCTTCTGTTCAATTAAACGACAGTAATTTGACCATTACTAATTTCACTTCAACCAACACCCCGGTTATTTCCAGCGGTGGTTCTCTCTCTGTAGGTGCCATGGCTGGGGGAAACGGAACATTCATTATAGAGGGGGAGTTTAACGCCTTTTCTGCGCCAGTGGGCGCAACGGTCAGACTTGGTGCTCAGGTGGAGTTTGCTGGAGATGTTGCTCTGAATATGACTGCTGATGGTGGTTTTCAGGCTAATGGTTTTCCCGTGATCTTCAGTGGAACTACTATCCTTACCCTTGGTGCCAATTTTACCTTTGAAACGATTCGAATAGGTACTGGTGGAAGTTTAACCCTGGCTGGTGGGGCAACTACAGTATTTGTCCGGAGGGATTGGGAGAACCGGGGGATTTTTGATGCTGGTGGAAAAATAGTAGAGTTTGTTGCGGGCTCGGGGCCGTCGCAAATATTGGGAAATACAACCTTTTTTGGACTCCGGTCTACTGCTAATGACAAAGTTCTGATTTTTGAAGCAGAAAGCACACAAACCGTCTCGAATACACTAAACCTTAGCCCAGATACAATTACGAGGTATATCTCACTTCAAAGTTCAGTACCCGGTGTTCAGTGGACAATTAACAGTAGTGTCGCAGGTACTAACAACTATTTGTTTGTGAGTGATGCAAACTCTAGTAATGCACAAATCAATGTGGGCGCGGTAAGCTTCAACTTGGGGAATGTAACGGGTCAATGGTCAAATTTTTCTGATGCGATAAATCGCACATGGACCGGCGGTAACAACGAGAATTGGAATGACGATACGAATTGGGACGGAGGGGGATCCCCAGATGCTGATAACCTCAGGGTTCTTATTCCATCTGGATTATCGGTGTATCCAGTTCTGGATGCAAACAGACAAGTCCGGCAATTGTTTCTTGGCGGAATTGCAACACTCAACCTTAACGACCACACACTAACCCAACAGGATGGGCTCCGCAACAACGGCACGATAATATTTGAAGGAACAAACTCCGCATCAACACAAGTCGCTGCGAATAGTGGTACGGTACGTTACCAGGGTGACTTTGATTACACTGCTGGTGTCGGTTGGACTGGTGCTCAGTACTTCAATCTAACAGTTGCAGTAGAGTCAACTCGAACACTGACTGCAGTCGATGGCATGAACATAAACGGATCGCTCTCGGTTTTGAGTGGTGCCTTGGGGCTCGGAGGACATACAGTTACTGTTGGGGGCAATATTTCGTCATCGGTTGCTGAACCTTTTTCGGGAACCGGTACCATCCGGATTGCCAACAACGCGGTCAGCAACACCTCCGGTGCTCTCAACTTCCATAATCTCACCATCGATACCGGAGCTGTTCTCAACCTCGGTGGCGATATTTCAATTAGCGGGAATTTCGTAAACAACGGTATCCTGAACACCAATGGGTACAAGGTTACCTTCAATGGTACTATCGGTACCCCTGAGCTGTCTGGCAACGTCACCACCTTCGATTCCATAGAAATAGCAGACGCATCCAGCCTGACTGTAAATCAAACTATTCGCCTGCGGGGAAACTGGACCAATAACGGGACATTCACTCCTGAAACAAACACCGTGGAGTTTTTGGCAGGTTCGGGCCCTTCGACAATACGCGGGGAGACCAGCTTTCATACGCTCAGGAGCGTTGCTCCCGGAAAGGATCTGGTTTTTGAGAGTGGCCGGACTCAAACCATTGAGAACCTCGTCTTGAAAGGCTCCTCCGACAACCTGATCAGTCTGACGGCGACCGGATTCGATCCTTTCGTCATCGCCCATGGCTCCGTTGCCGGTACCGACGTGGACTATGTTTCTGTCTCGAACAGTGACGTAACCGGCACCTACATAGATGCGAAGTTCAACTCGGTTAATGGGGGGAACGTCACAATCGGGAGCGACGACCCCGTAACTCCCGGCTGGATCTTCCGGCGAGACGTGTACCAGTGGACGGGATCGGTAGACACATCCTGGACTACTCCCGGGAACTGGACGCGAGCAAGTGGTGATCCTGTTACCCAGGCCCCGGGCATCATTGACTGGGTGCTGATTCCCGGCGGACGTACACGATACCCGGAGATAATCGCACCAGTATCGGTGGCAAATCTGAATGTCGCTTCCGGCGGCGAGTTGACGGTGGCAGGCGATGGCAACGTTCAGACAGGATTTTTGAACAACGAGGGGCGCATCGTTCTTGATGGAACAGGAACGATCAACCGCACCGACACCGATTCGGGAATCTTCGTCTTTCGAAATAGAGACGTGATCAATTTTGGATCGGTGGATTACTTCAATCTGGAGATCGCCGAAGGCACGGCCCAGCTACCGAGTGAAATTCGTGTAGTAAATGACTTTGTGCTTTCAGGGGGAACCCTGGAATCCAACGGCAATAGTCTCTTTATTGGCAGATCCTGGAATCAGACCGGCGGGACTTTTACCGCCGGCACAGCTGCTGGTGATTTGGTTGCTTTTACTGGAAACGGCTCTATATCAGGGCAGCCGACATTTCAGAATTTGACCATTGCCAACGGATCCGGGATTACCTTGAGTTCAGACATTACGATAAATGGAAATATTCTGCTCAATGGGACCCTTAACGGTAGTTCCCGGCGTATTCGGGTAGGGGGAAACTGGACAAGAGGCCTGGGCAGTTTTAACGCCCAGACCAGCCTGGTTGAGTTCATTGCCGGGACGGGCCCCTCACAGATTCTGGGAAACAATACGTTCAATATTTTGGCATCCTCCGCTGCTGGTAAGACGTTGCAATTTGAAACTGGCCGCACCCAGACGTTTAATGATTTGGATGTTGTTGGTGTTGATGGAAATCGGATTATTTTGCGAGGAACAGCAGATGCAAACTGGACCTTCCTCAACTTGAAAGGCAGTCCGGCGGTGGTGTCCTTTGTTAACGTGGAATATGGGCAGGTGGATGATGCTGGATCAAGTATTCAGGCTTTGGATAGCAGTCTTGATGTAAACACCGATACTGGGCCTGATGGTTCTTTCTGGGATGATCAAACTCCAGTGACGAGGACTTGGTCAGGATCGGGTGATGTCTCGAATTGGCAGGATCCTGACAACTGGGATCCTTCGGCAGCTCCAGCGGAAAATGATTCCTTCATTATTCCTGAGGTTGCCAATTATCCGGCACTGACAGCCGACATAACCGTCTTCGATCTGACCATTCACGAAAATGCAGAGCTTACAACATCAGCAGATATTACCATCAATGGTTCCTTGAGCAACTCAGGAACCATCATCCGCACCGGTGGCAACGGCCAGAACATCTCGAAAACCGACCCCACCTCTGGAACCGTGCGTTATGCCCCTGATCCAGCAGAGACATACACCATTCAGACCTATCCCGGTGTGGACTATTTCAATCTGGAAATCGTGGCGGGAACAGCCCAACTGGCCGGTGATCTGGACGTTGCCGGTGATTTTACGCTATCCGGGGGCAGTTTTGTCCAAACCTCGGGAATAACGAGCTTCGTTGGGGCCGAACCGTCTGTTGTTGCCGGAACCCCGGAGTTTTACGATCTCAGCATAGATAAATCGGCAAACGGGGTCACCATTCAAGACGGTTTGACCATTGGTAACGATCTGATCATAAACTCGGGTGGCCTTACGCTAGATGCTAATCTTGTCGTTACCGATTCCATCAATCTCCTGGGCGGTTCACTGGCCGTTGGGGAAAACACCATAACCCTTGCGGGTAACTGGAACCGATCCGGGGGAACCTTTTCTCCCGGCACCGGAACGGTCGCGTTTGCAGACGCTGACAAAACCTCGGTAATCAGCGGATCAAACGCCTTCAACAATCTGGGTATTGAAGTGTCGGCAAAGTCCATAAGATTCGCTGCCGGAACTACCCAGACCGTTTCCGAACTCACTGTAACCGGAACCTCGGCAGATCGAGTAATGCTTCGAAGCACAGTGTCCGGTAGCTCCTGGAACCTGGACGTCCCTGATACCGCGACTTTGTCGAACGTGTTTCTAAGTGATGCCCACTTAACCGGTGCAGACATTACATTTAACGGTGCAATCGAGATCGCCGGCCTGACGATAGATGGAGACTTCCTGTTTGATGATTCGGATGCGGACCTTCTCGTGAGCGGTTTCCTGTCTGCTACAGGCCAGGTGAACGTCACATCCAGTGCTTTTGAGAATACAGCGGCGGGTACTATTCAGGCTGGGAACGACGAGCCTATTACCCTGACCACCAATAGCATCACCATTGGTGCGTCTATTTCCGGCACCGACAGTGTTTTAACTTTGCAGCCGGTTACCACGACACGTTCCATCGGAATCGCTGGAGGGGCTGGTGATTTCTCCCTGACTCAAGCTGAGATTGATCGCTTGCAGGATGGGTTTGCCTCCATAACCATTGGCCGCGATAATGGTGAGCACAATATCACTATAAATCCAGCAACCTTCATCGATCCTGTCGTTTTTCGGACTCCTGATGGAGGCTCCATAACCGTCGCTGGACAAATTACCGGTGCCGACAACGCATCGCTCACATTCAACGGATCGGGCGTCACGACAACCCTGAATGCCGACGTAGTCACCGCAGGAAATCCTGTCACGTTTGATGATGCGGTCATTCTTGGTGCAAACGTCACGATCGATACGACTGATGGAAGTAACGAGCCGGATGGCGCGGACATCACCTTCAACGTGACGATCGATGCGGACGCTGTCGCCAATAACCGCACACTGGCGCTGATAGCGGGAACGGGCAACGTGACGTTAAGCGGCGCGGTGGGAGGAACACAACCTCTGGGTGTTTTGACAGTAAGCAGTGCCGCTGTTGCCGAGTTTGGTGCGAATGTGACCACTGCAGGAGAACAAAGTGTAACCGCAGGCACCATCCGGATAACGGAGGCCCACCAGACCACCGACAATGCAATCAGCCTCACAGGGGACCTTGTTTTGTTGGGCAATACGGAGCTGAACACCGGTACCGGCGCGGGTGATATCACCGTTACCGGAACCATCAATGCCAATGATGCTAGTGTTCAGACCTTGGGTTTGACGGCGGGAGACGGCAGCATTGATTTGCAAGATGCTGTTGGAGTCACGGCGCTGGGCAGCCTGACGGTGGTGAGTGCTGCGGAGGCCCGTTTTAGGGGAGATGTAACGACTTCTGGCGTGCAGGAAGTGACAGCCGACACCATCCGCACCAACGGGACGCATACGACCGCTGAGGCCAACGTGACATTGACCGGGGCCGTGGATCTGCAGGAGGACACGGTCATTCATACCGGAGCTGGAGGCGGGAATGTTTCCCTTACCAGTACCGTGGATGCGGCAGTAGGCGATGAGCAGGGACTGACGGTGACTTCCGGCAGCGGAACGATCACGATCACCGGCGCTATTGGGGAGACCCGACGACTGAAGCATTTGCGGCTGGAGACCACCGGAGGCGGCTTTGCTGCTCCGGCGCTGTCTGTGTCCGAGGATTTGCGGTTGTTCTTTGGCGGGGAGGTGACGCAGAGTGGCCGTCTCTTGGGTACGACGCTGCACGTGAGAACGCGGTTGGATGGTGGCGCTTCCATTACCTTGGACAACGAGAACAACAATTTTACCACGGTGGTATTGGAAACCCGGAATGCAGCGAATAGCGCCGATGCTGACGGAGCGATCAGCTACCGTGACATCGGAGGCTTTGATCTTGGTGATCTCGGTGATGATGGTGCGGGAATCCGCACGACCGCCGATACCCGGCTACAGGCAGGTAATGGGGTAACCCAGACTGGGCCGGTGATCAGTGGTGGTTTGGAGCTGGTGGGAACCGGGCCGTATACCCTGACGAACACAGCCAACACTGTGACAACCCTGGCGGCTAATCTGACCGCAGATGAAGCGGCCCTGAGCTACACCGATACTGATGGATTTGCCGTAGGAACGGTAACCACGGTAGGAATTACGACCAACAATGGAACGGTAACGCTTGCCAGCGAGGCGGGGAATCTACAGATAGAACAATCAATCGCTGCTGGGAACGCGATTGTCGATATAACTGCGGGCGAGGGAGTGAGTCAAGGGGTAACCGGTCACGTCAGTACGACTGGCACTGGGACAATTTCCGTGACGGCAGGCGGTGGGTCGATAACGATGGACGCTGCTGCCAGAGCGACAACGGTGGACGGCACGATCACCTATTCTGCAACCTCTAACGTAGCGCTCGGGCTGTTGGAGAGCACGAACGGTGGCAACATCACCGTAACGGCGGATTCCAATAATGATGATACCGGAGCGATTACCGACGCGCGGGACAATAACGATGTGAACCTGGTGACAACTGGGACGGTGACTCTGAGTGCGCGGACTGGTATAGGAGCTGCTACAGCTGACGACGCGCTTGACACCACCATTGGGATACTGGCAGCGACGAACAGGACCAGTGGTGGGATCTACATCCGTGAGACCGGCGCGTTGACTGTTGGTGGAGCGGGAGTCCGCACACTGAACGGGAACGGCCCGGTAGTTGTGGATCTAATTGACGGAACGCTGACGGTGAATGCGGTTGTGACAGCCCACGGCAGCGGGAACATACTGCTGCAGGCCCAGGGGACTGACCCGGACCGTGACATCACCGTGAATGCGGATGTGAGGAGCACGAGCGGGAACATCAGTGTAATTGCAGCCGGGAGTATTAGCACCGACGCCGAGGTTGATATACAGACTGGTAACGGCGGTACGATAGACGTTGAGGCGAGCGCTGGCAGTGTGACGATGAGCGACGACAGCCGCCTGACAAGCGCGACTGGAGATATCCGGGTCCTTGCAGGCGACTCGATTGCAGTAGCGGGTATCGCCACCGACGGGACAGCTGGCTCGGTATCGCTGACGGCAACTGCTGGCTCGATTACTGATGCCGGTGATGCAGATGTGGATGTGGTAGCCAATCAGCTGCGGATGGTGGCAGGAGTTGGCATTGGTGCCGGTAACGCCCTTGA
- a CDS encoding DUF3820 family protein, whose product MDHEHEMLIKLANTRMPFGKYAGRLLVDLPEPYVVWFRGQGYPPGELGVMLASIYEIKANGLEGLLRPLVGR is encoded by the coding sequence ATGGATCACGAACACGAAATGCTTATCAAACTGGCAAACACGCGCATGCCCTTTGGCAAATACGCCGGGCGCCTTCTGGTGGACCTGCCGGAACCCTACGTGGTGTGGTTCAGGGGGCAGGGATACCCTCCGGGGGAGCTGGGAGTGATGCTCGCCTCGATCTACGAGATCAAGGCCAACGGGCTGGAGGGGTTGTTGCGGCCGCTGGTGGGGAGGTGA
- a CDS encoding Txe/YoeB family addiction module toxin, protein MWELVYSKNAKKDARKLAEAGLKDKAQSLLAILEADPFQNPPSFEKLIGDLSGAYSRRITIQHRLVYEVFREEKIVRVLRMWTHYE, encoded by the coding sequence GTGTGGGAACTGGTCTATTCCAAAAATGCAAAAAAGGACGCACGCAAACTCGCCGAGGCCGGGTTGAAGGACAAGGCACAGTCCCTGCTCGCCATTCTGGAAGCCGATCCGTTTCAAAACCCTCCTTCCTTTGAGAAGCTGATCGGTGATCTCTCCGGGGCGTATTCACGCCGCATCACCATACAGCATCGACTGGTATATGAAGTCTTCCGGGAAGAAAAAATCGTAAGAGTCCTGCGGATGTGGACGCATTACGAGTAG
- a CDS encoding type II toxin-antitoxin system Phd/YefM family antitoxin, whose product MTILNASDARANLYRLIDQTNESHEPVLISGKRSRAVLLSEEDWKSIQETLHLISIPGMRESIVNGMKEPLSESSRELDW is encoded by the coding sequence ATGACGATACTCAATGCAAGCGACGCCCGCGCCAATCTCTATCGCCTGATCGATCAAACCAATGAGTCCCATGAACCGGTACTCATCTCCGGAAAGCGAAGCAGAGCTGTTCTTCTCTCCGAGGAGGACTGGAAATCGATTCAGGAGACGTTGCACTTGATCTCGATACCCGGGATGAGAGAATCAATTGTCAACGGGATGAAAGAACCGCTATCTGAAAGCTCCCGGGAGCTGGACTGGTAG
- a CDS encoding HipA domain-containing protein, translating to MFTAPDAHARSFSIFLEPGGSFRLTSLYDVLSGRPVIGNGSNRISIQRLRMAMAVTGKTARHWIATARREYSTSRTAAAKRATGCPFRAMTISSSRCRWDGP from the coding sequence ATGTTCACCGCACCTGACGCACACGCCAGGAGCTTCAGCATCTTTCTGGAACCCGGGGGTAGTTTTCGACTCACGTCATTGTATGATGTTCTCTCGGGCCGGCCGGTAATCGGCAACGGATCCAATCGTATTTCGATCCAGCGCCTGCGCATGGCCATGGCCGTTACCGGCAAGACCGCCCGCCACTGGATCGCGACAGCTCGGAGGGAGTATTCGACCTCACGTACCGCTGCAGCGAAAAGAGCCACAGGATGTCCATTCCGGGCGATGACGATCTCATCTTCCCGATGTAGATGGGATGGCCCGTGA
- a CDS encoding Rpn family recombination-promoting nuclease/putative transposase — translation MLPGRSTIGFRHVPDRREERADTRSYGNQLSESEIYSRLQPVVGINVLDFRLFPESASAPLHTAFTACCPEAPRLDPLTDFLIHFIELPRFEHHGRMPSPAFGKWMYYVKHRGKEAAMEDPIMKAILEDTTEIGEAEKRYQEFVADAELRDRLEARDKARRTHLQLLHDAEEKGKAEGREEKRRETARKLKARNMSIAEIAQITDLAEEEVREL, via the coding sequence TTGCTTCCCGGGCGCTCTACTATTGGGTTCAGGCACGTACCGGACCGGAGGGAGGAACGTGCCGACACACGGAGCTACGGCAATCAGCTTTCAGAGTCGGAGATCTACAGTCGCCTCCAGCCGGTGGTGGGTATCAACGTGCTGGACTTTCGGCTCTTTCCGGAGAGCGCCTCGGCACCCCTTCATACCGCGTTCACCGCGTGCTGTCCGGAAGCGCCCCGGCTCGATCCACTCACGGACTTCCTCATCCACTTCATCGAGCTACCCCGGTTCGAACACCACGGCCGGATGCCCTCGCCGGCGTTCGGCAAGTGGATGTACTATGTAAAGCACCGGGGCAAGGAAGCTGCCATGGAAGACCCAATCATGAAGGCGATCCTGGAGGATACAACCGAGATCGGTGAAGCTGAGAAGCGATATCAAGAGTTCGTTGCCGACGCGGAGCTGCGGGACCGGCTTGAAGCGCGGGACAAAGCGCGTCGGACCCATCTTCAGCTGCTGCACGATGCGGAGGAGAAGGGTAAAGCGGAAGGCCGGGAAGAAAAGCGCCGTGAGACCGCGCGCAAGCTTAAAGCCCGAAACATGTCGATAGCGGAAATAGCGCAGATCACCGATCTCGCCGAAGAAGAAGTCCGGGAGTTGTGA
- a CDS encoding putative quorum-sensing-regulated virulence factor: MDHEHEMLIKLANTRMPFGKYAGRLLVDLP, from the coding sequence ATGGATCACGAACACGAAATGCTTATCAAACTGGCAAACACGCGCATGCCCTTTGGCAAATACGCCGGGCGCCTTCTGGTGGATCTGCCGTAA
- a CDS encoding type II toxin-antitoxin system RelE family toxin, which translates to MVRYENAVRKDIKTRTIPPRVIKTIHTALTVLDQTRDLQLFDVKEMRGSFRRTYYRLRKGKYRAIFFFDDQGVAVVHLGKREEVYRLWE; encoded by the coding sequence ATGGTCCGGTACGAGAACGCTGTCCGCAAGGATATCAAGACGCGGACGATACCGCCCCGGGTGATAAAGACGATCCATACTGCGCTCACGGTTCTGGACCAGACTCGGGATCTGCAACTCTTCGACGTGAAGGAGATGCGGGGATCATTCAGACGGACGTACTATCGATTGAGAAAAGGAAAGTACCGGGCAATTTTCTTTTTCGACGATCAGGGTGTTGCCGTGGTGCACCTGGGAAAGCGGGAAGAGGTATACAGATTATGGGAGTAA
- a CDS encoding DUF6290 family protein, translating into MGVKSVRFNADEEKALALLTGALHMDTSGVIKKALWELYEDVQDAAVIEAFEVREDAGDTGFAPIHDLLDPGGS; encoded by the coding sequence ATGGGAGTAAAATCGGTCCGGTTTAATGCGGATGAGGAAAAGGCGCTTGCGCTCCTCACCGGTGCGCTTCATATGGACACGTCCGGGGTCATCAAGAAGGCCCTGTGGGAGCTCTACGAGGATGTCCAGGATGCGGCGGTTATAGAGGCGTTTGAGGTGCGGGAGGATGCGGGAGACACCGGTTTTGCCCCCATACATGACCTTCTTGACCCAGGCGGTTCCTGA